A genomic segment from Prinia subflava isolate CZ2003 ecotype Zambia chromosome 28, Cam_Psub_1.2, whole genome shotgun sequence encodes:
- the LOC134562475 gene encoding cell surface glycoprotein CD200 receptor 1-A-like, producing MKAGTNMKIAQKTVYVFVLLATTMVMRLAGNHIVSVTIGNSSVLTCPIQGQISMLIWKITPKVGGLCTLVYRTDTNMTHKTNCSDNMNWTFSADLAPALEIQQVGIAQEGNYSCEVASTEGNFHTTYHLTVLAPPRLSLYCDEQGSPVCEAAAGKPPAQLSWLPESSSSTEEKCHDNGTVTVLSKFTACSTNGTNVTTCVVSHPAGNWSQSIACCSSEKTNFFLYACIICVLIITTLLAVIYCFKLHSDRLCHKTKPPEIAPIHSQQDDTMEVEPYTTYVQKENVIYNSVSDLTVRQNLPQDLCPET from the exons ATGAAAGCAGGAACCAACATGAAGATTGCTCAGAAGACTGTGTATGTTTTTGTGCTGCTCGCCACCACCATGGTCATGAGATTGGCAG ggAACCACATAGTGTCAGTGACCATAGGCAACAGCTCAGTTCTCACCTGCCCTATCCAAGGACAAATAAGTATGCTAATATGGAAAATAACCCCCAAGGTCGGAGGACTCTGCACCTTGGTATACAGGACTGATACAAACATGACACACAAAACAAACTGCAGTGACAACATGAACTGGACATTCAGTGCAGATCTGGCTCCTGCCCTTGAGATACAGCAAGTGGGAATAGCCCAGGAAGGAAATTACAGCTGTGAAGTGGCATCAACAGAAGGGAATTTTCACACAACGTACCACCTGACTGTGCTGG CCCCGCCGAGGCTGAGCCTGTACTGTGACGAGCAGGGCAGCCCCGTGTGCGAGGCCGCGGCGGGGAAGCCGCCGGCGCAGCTCTCCTGGCTCCcggagagcagctccagcacggAGGAGAAGTGCCACGACAATGGGACAGTGACTGTTCTCAGCAAGTTCACGGCCTGTAGCACCAATGGAACCAATGTGACCACCTGCGTGGTGTCCCACCCAGCTGGGAACTGGAGCCAGTCCATagcctgctgctcctcag AGAAAACCAACTTTTTCCTGTATGCCTGCATCATTTGTGTTCTGATCATTACCACCTTGTTGGCTGTCATTTACTGTTTCAAGCTCCACAGCGATAG ACTATGCCACAAAACCAAGCCTCCTGAAATTGCTCCTATACATTCCCAACAG gATGACACGATGGAAGTGGAACCTTATACTACTTAtgtgcagaaggaaaatgtaatttacaACTCAGTGTCTGATCTGACAGTGAGGCAGAATCTTCCACAAGACCTGTGTCCAGAAACATGA